A DNA window from Paraburkholderia sp. PGU19 contains the following coding sequences:
- a CDS encoding AraC family transcriptional regulator, whose protein sequence is MNEAQDKGTTSIGLVREAILVATQRNLDVAAVLQHAGIAAELLNAPRARVPALAFSRLWAALADLMDDEFFGLDSHALRRGSYALMCHAVLHADNLEHALRRMLKFLRAVLDDIHGELRCEGEHALIILHDDGRTRRLFAYGTWFILVHGLACWLARRRIPLIEMRFRASAPIDDSDYRMRFCEDVTFSAEQTLIRFDRSFLDLKLSETEESLRAFLHNAPANILVKYRNESSTTVLVRRRLRNQAPDDWPDLDALARLLNLSAATLQRRLLAEGTNYRQLKDELRRDIAIELFSSSSLTVAEVAARTGFQETSAFHRAFRKWTGASPGMYRHGRANS, encoded by the coding sequence ATGAATGAGGCTCAAGACAAGGGCACAACCTCTATCGGCCTGGTGCGTGAAGCAATTCTCGTTGCCACGCAACGTAATCTCGATGTAGCGGCCGTTCTTCAGCACGCTGGAATCGCGGCGGAATTGTTGAATGCGCCGAGAGCCCGTGTGCCGGCGTTAGCCTTTTCGCGCCTGTGGGCGGCTCTGGCCGACTTGATGGACGACGAGTTCTTTGGTCTCGACAGCCACGCACTGCGGCGGGGCAGTTACGCTCTGATGTGTCATGCCGTGCTGCATGCCGACAATCTGGAGCACGCGCTGCGTCGCATGCTGAAGTTCCTGCGTGCGGTTCTCGACGACATTCATGGGGAGTTGCGCTGCGAAGGCGAGCATGCACTGATCATCCTCCATGACGATGGGCGGACGCGCCGCCTCTTTGCCTACGGGACCTGGTTCATCCTCGTACATGGCCTTGCGTGCTGGCTGGCGCGCAGACGGATTCCGCTGATCGAGATGAGGTTTCGCGCTTCCGCGCCAATCGATGACAGCGACTACCGCATGCGCTTCTGCGAGGATGTGACGTTCTCCGCGGAACAAACCCTGATCCGTTTCGACCGCAGTTTTCTCGACCTGAAACTGTCCGAGACGGAAGAGAGCCTGCGTGCATTTCTGCACAACGCACCAGCCAACATCCTGGTCAAATATCGCAACGAATCCAGCACCACGGTCCTGGTAAGACGCCGACTAAGAAACCAGGCCCCCGACGACTGGCCCGACCTTGACGCGCTAGCGCGACTACTGAATCTGTCTGCGGCCACGCTGCAACGCCGCCTGCTGGCCGAAGGCACGAACTATCGGCAACTGAAAGACGAGTTGCGCCGTGACATTGCCATTGAGTTGTTTTCCAGCAGTTCTCTCACAGTCGCAGAAGTCGCTGCGCGGACTGGATTTCAGGAAACGAGTGCTTTCCACCGAGCCTTCAGGAAGTGGACGGGGGCCAG
- a CDS encoding SDR family NAD(P)-dependent oxidoreductase — MQIQGKGFVVTGGASGLGAATARRLVAGGACVLLIDVDEDAGAALAAELGGNAHFAKVDIFDSASAERALATFCDTFGALNGLINCAGVAPAEKVLGREGPHRLESFARTVQINLIGAFNMVRLAAACMAGNVPETDGERGVIINTASVAAFDGQIGQAGYAASKGGVVAMTLPVARELARHGIRVVAVAPGIMETPMLKGMPTEVQDALGKMVPFPARLGRPGEFAGLVLHILENTYLNGEVIRLDGAIRMAAR, encoded by the coding sequence GTGCAGATTCAAGGGAAAGGTTTCGTCGTCACAGGTGGCGCCTCAGGGCTCGGCGCAGCCACGGCGCGTCGTCTGGTGGCGGGCGGCGCCTGCGTGCTGCTGATAGACGTCGACGAGGACGCCGGGGCCGCGCTCGCGGCGGAACTGGGCGGCAATGCCCACTTCGCCAAGGTCGACATATTCGACTCAGCGAGCGCTGAGCGTGCGTTGGCCACGTTTTGCGACACCTTCGGCGCGCTGAATGGCCTGATCAATTGCGCAGGCGTTGCCCCCGCCGAGAAAGTGCTCGGACGCGAAGGCCCGCACCGGCTAGAGAGTTTCGCGCGCACTGTTCAGATCAACCTGATCGGCGCCTTCAACATGGTACGACTGGCCGCAGCGTGCATGGCCGGGAACGTGCCCGAGACCGATGGCGAGCGCGGGGTCATCATCAATACCGCTTCGGTCGCGGCCTTCGATGGCCAGATCGGGCAAGCGGGCTACGCTGCTTCCAAAGGCGGTGTGGTGGCAATGACGCTGCCTGTCGCGCGCGAACTGGCCCGCCATGGCATTCGCGTGGTCGCCGTCGCGCCCGGAATCATGGAGACGCCGATGCTCAAGGGCATGCCCACAGAAGTACAAGACGCCCTCGGGAAGATGGTCCCTTTTCCCGCGCGCCTTGGACGGCCCGGAGAGTTCGCGGGCCTTGTGCTGCACATCCTCGAAAACACCTACCTCAACGGCGAGGTGATTCGCCTTGATGGCGCCATCCGCATGGCGGCCAGGTGA